In the Sandaracinaceae bacterium genome, AGATCCTGTCGGCGTGCCACGCGGGCGTCCTGCAAGCGGTTCCGGTGGCGGCAGAGCGTGTCGCAGAGCACGAAGTGGAGTGGCCATCGCCCTCAGCCGGAGCGCTCGCGGACTCGTCGTTCATGGGGCAGGTGATGGCGCCGGGGCGCTCCGCCATCGTCGTGGAAGCAATGACCGACGTGAGCACACTGCTCGCGCTGGGACGGGGCGGCACGCTGATGCAACGCCGCGCGGCGCTCGGCCGCCTGGGCACGTTGCTCGACGAGCGGGCCCTGAGTGGTGAGCCCCTGCGCGCCGCCATCGACGGCATCTCCGAGAACCGCGACGTGGCGCTGGCGTACGAGCTCTTGGCCGTGCGAGCGCGGCTGCCCGGGGGGGGGGGGGGGGGGGGGGCGGGGGGGGGGGTGGCGGGGGGGTCCTCGGGTGGCGGGCCCGCCGAGGGCTGGCCTGGCCCTTGCCCGGCTCTGGCGTGCGCACGGGGCCGGTGGGCTACGAGGGCATCTTCGCGCGCGCCGATCGTGCCGTGTCTGACGTGCGGGGGCGCTATCAGAGCGCGCTCACGGGCCACCCTGGGCTGGCCGAGCCGTTCGTGGTGTTCGCCCCCGCGCGCCTTTCCCGTGAGGCTGGCCTCGCGCTCGAGGACGCCACCGGCGCCTCCCTTCCGCTGCGCGACGCCGACGGGGAGGGCCGCAGCGCCGCGCTCGAGCGCGCCATGATGGGCAGCCTGGAGTGGGTGGTGGGGGCCCTGCACGACCAGGGCGGCCAGCTGGCGATCGACCCGCACGGCTTCGGTGCGCGGGCCGACGGGACCCCGCGCTACGTCCGCCTACGCTGATGGCTGGCTGACCTGGGCGAAGGCGTTGCCCAAAGGGGGCGCCTCTGGCACCTTCGCCGCGATGCTCACGCCCCAAGACCGCCCTGGCCACCCTCACGCGACGCTGCGCCACACGGGCGCCTCCGCGCTGCTGCTCGTGCTCGCGGGGCTCTCGCTGATGACGGCGGCATGCGCCGGCACCACCGCCGCCGTGCCGTTCCGCCGCGCCAAGCTCACGGCCGCCGAAGAGTTCGACTGCGCCCCCGCCGACATTCGCGAGACGGGCGGGCAGGAGTGGCACGAGGGCGCGCGCTACGCGCTCGAGGCCTGCGGGCAGCGCTACACCTACGAGTGCGACGACGAGGGCTGCGAGCGCGCGTGCGACTACGTGCCCGTGGCCTCCACTTTCAGCGGTGAAGGCCCGGCCGAGGGCGATCACGGCGAGCTGGCGCACCACTGGGCGCTGGCCGAGTTCGACTGCCACGACGTGCGCCAGGCCGAGCGCTCGGGAGACCGCTACACGCTCTTCGTCTGCGGCCACGAGGTGGTCTACGACTGCGACGAAGACGAAGGCTGCGAGCGGCGCTGCGATTGAGTGGGATGACGCTGACGCCCGCCGAAGAGGCAGTGCGCCACGCGGCGGTGGAGCGGACCGAGGCGTGGCGCGAGCGCGACGGCGAGCGCCGCTTGCGAGGCGTGGTGCACACGCCCTCCGAGCTGGCGCGGGCCATGGCGGAGCGTGCGCATGCCGCGCTGCTGGGGCTGGGCGCCGCGGGCGGCCTGGCTGACCCGAGCGTGCACCTGGTGGACCCCAGCTGCGGCACGGGCACTTTCCTGGCGGCGGCGCACGGGGTGGCGTCGCTGCGCTCGGCAGCCGGCTCGCGCCCGTGGCGGGTGACCGGCTGGGACCTCGACGCGGCGGCGGTGGAGAGCACGCGGAGCGCGCTCACGGGGGTCTTCGCAGACACGACGTGGCCGTTGGTACTCGAGACCGGCGACACGCTCGCACAGCACGTGGAGCCCGGCCCGGGCGGACGGGTGGTGGTGCTGGGCAACCCGCCGTGGGCGGCGCGCTCCGAGAACCGCGGTGACGCGCGCATGGAGGCGCTGCTCGAGGACTTCCGGCGAGACGCCGACGGCGAGCGCCTGAGCGAGCGCAAGCTCGGGGTTCTCTCGGACGCCTACGTGCGCTTCCTGCGCTGGGCGTGTGAGGCCGTGTTGGGTGCGCCGCAGGGTGGGGTGGTGTCACTGGTCATGAACGCCTCGTTCATCGACGGGCCGGTGCACCGCGGGTTGCGCGCTGCCCTGTGCCGCTGGTTCGAGGGGGTCTCCATCTGGGACCTGGGGGGGAGCGCCCTGATCGCTCGGCAGGGTGAGCGCGACGACAACGTGTTCGGCGTGCGCCCCGGCGTGGCCGTGCTCACAGCGTGGACCGGCGGCGCGCCGAGCGGTCCTCATCCGGCCGTGGTGCGTAGCTGGCGGCTGCGCGGCACGCTCGACAGCAAGTGGGCTGCTCTGCGCGAGTGGTCCACGCACGAGGGGCCGCCGCACGCGCCCCAGCCGCCGCACTTCGCCTTCGGGCCGCAGCTCGGCGAGGACTGGCCCACGAGCTATGTGGCGCTCCCCAGCCTCATGCCTTTCCATCAGGAGGGTGTGCAGACCAACCGTGACGAGCTGGTGGTGGACCGCAGCGCGGCGCGGCTTCGAGCGCGGGTGGAGCGCATCGTCGCCGGCCGTGACGACGCGGACCTGGCACGCGCCTACGAGGCGAGCGGGCACTACTCCCCCACACATGCGCGCGAGGTGCTGGCGCGCGCCTGGGCCAGCGATGAAGCGAGCTGTGTCGCGCCCATCGCCTACCGCCCCTTCGAGCCGGGATACTTCATCCCCGTGGCGCCGCTCTGCCACCGCCCGCGCCCCGAGCTGCTGCGGGCCATGGCCTACAGCCGGCTGGCGCTGGTCACGGTGCGCAAAGACCGTGGCGAGCGGCCGTGGGCGCACGCGCTCGCGGTCAGCGCCATCCCGGACAACTGCCTGTTGTCGTCGCGCTCGTCCTGCCGTGCCCGCGCGTTCCCCACGCATGACCCCGAGGGCGCGCCCAACCTGGATGCCGACGTCGTGCGGAGCTGGGCCGCGGCGCTCACGGCGCCCCCCACGCCCGCCCAAGTGGTGGCCTGGGGGCTCCTGTGGCTCATGGCCCCGGCCTACCGCACGCGCTTCGACGCGCTCTTGAAGCAGGACTACCCGCGGCTCCCACCGCCGCTGAGCGACCACGAGTGGCAAGCGGGCGTGGCCGTGGGGCAGGCCCTGGTGGATCTCTGCACCCGCGACGACGGCACGCGGCTGCCCGAGCGTATTGACCTGGGCCACCACCGTGAGGTGCGCGCGCCCTGGGGTTTCCTCCGTGCGGTCGCGGCGGCGGATACCTTCGTGCAGGCCCGATTCGCGTGCCCCGACCAGCCCGATTGACGGAACCGTGACGGTCCCCTAGCGTAGGCTGACGTCGTGCTGAAGCCTGAGCGAAAATCGAGTATTTCCGTGCGATTGCGGCGTGCCCCCACGCAGTACAAGCCGGTCTCGCGCATCGCGGTGGGTGGCATGGCGGAGGTGTGGCGTGGCACCGCCACCTTCGAGGGCGGCGACGAGTATCCCGTGGCCATCAAGCGCGTGCTGCCGCACATCACGGACCCGCTGTTTCGCGCCATGTTCAAGGACGAAGCGCGGCTGGGAATGACCCTGCGCCACCCCAACATCGTGCCGGTCTACGACGCGCGCGACATCGGCGGCACGTACCTCATGATCATGGAGTTGGTGGACGGCGACTCGCTGAAGGGCCTGCTGGATCGCGCGTTCGAGGCCGCGCGCCCCATGCCGGAGTCCACCGCGCTGTACATCGCGCAGCAGCTCGCCGCCGGCATCGCGTACGCGCACACGGCCGTGGATGCCAATGGCAAGCCCATGAACATCATCCACCGCGACGTCTCACCCCACAACTTGCTGCTTGGCAAGAACGGCGTGGTGAAGCTCACCGACTTCGGGCTCGCCGACGCGGCAGACAACAGCGCCCTCGGCGAGGGCATGATCGGCGGGAAGTTCGGCTATCTCGCGCCGGAGATTGTGCGCCAAGAGCCCCATGGTCAGCCGGTGGACGTGTTCGCGCTGGGCGTCATCCTCTGGGAGATGCTGGCCGGACGGCGCTTGTTCCATGGCCGCGACGACGCCGAGACCGTGCGCAAGGTGGCGGCGTGCGAGGTGCCGCCGCTGCCGGCCGTGAACCCGCGCGTGAGCGGTGCCGTGGACGAGCTGGTGCGGCACACCTTGCAGTCGCAGCCGGTCAATCGCATCCCCAGCGCAGCTGACTTCTCGGACGAGGCACTGGGGCTGCTGGCACGCATCGATAGCGAGGTGGGGCCCAAGGACGTGCAGCTGCTCATGGGGCTGCACTCGGCCATGAAGGCCCGCAAGGTCGAGGCGCGCTCGGCGGCGTCGCTCCAAGAAGAGATGGACGTCGCCCAGATGCTGTCCGGCGAGCTCGATGCCTTTGCCGCGGCGCAGCAGGGCAAGACCGTGGAGCTGGGCGCGCAGCCCCTCGACCCGAACGCGTTCGGCATCGCGTCGCTGTTCGGTGGCGGCAACGTGGGGCCGTTCACTCCCAAGCGCTGAGCGCACGGGCGCGGGCTGTCTAGCGCGGCCTACGCTCGAGGCAGGCGCAGCGCACGCGCGCTGATGGGATGGGGCGCGCGCGCCATGAGCTCGCGGGCATAGCGCTCGAGGGCGGCGTGGTCTTCATGCGGGGCGAACAAGATGGTGTCGCGGTGCGGGATGACGGCTACGGCCACGCCGGGCAGCAGGGTGCGCGCATGCGCGTGGGCCTCTGGCAGGACGATGCGCGCCGCGTCGAGGCCGTCGCCCGACTTGCCCGCGAGCCATGTGTGGCCCTGGGCTTCGAGCCGCTCGAACCGCATGGCCCCGGACCGCTGCTGCAGGTTCCGCAGCGCGGCGGCGTGGACCAGCGCCGCGCCGCCGAGCGCGGGGAGCTCCTCGGCGCGCAGGAAGCGCGCGCGGCCGGCGTGCTGCTCCACGTACGCCAGCAGGACGTCCGCCTCGAGCGCCAGCGTGGCGAGCTCCACGCCCTCCGGGAGGTCGCCCGCGAAGCCGACGGACACGGGCCGTGGCAGGAGGCGCGCGAGGCTCTCCGACACCTCTGCGGGGGTCTTGGCACGCGCCGCACCGGTCGCCCCACGGCGCGGCAGCATGGCCACCAGCCGCTCGGCGTCACGCAGCAGGCGCCGCTGTTCTTCCTCCGTGTGCGGCCAGCCTAGGCCGCTCGCCAAGCGGCGCAGGTCGATCTGGGTACCGTCGTCCAGCTCCACGTCCAGCTCGAAGCGCTGGACCGCGTGAGCCTCGGGGTAGTCGCGCGCGAGCGTGGCGTAGAGGGCCGCCAACACGCGTGAGACGGGGCCTCCGTCGTGCGCTTCGGCCTCGGCCAGCGCCAGGCTGTCGGCCAGCGCCAGCAACGGCTGCTCGGCGTCCAGCGCCGCATCGATGGCCGCGAAGGGGTCGAACCAACCACGCGCGCCGAGGCACACGCGATGGCGCCCCTCGGTCTGGCGGTGACCCGCACCACCGTGTGCGTCCAGCGCGAGCAGCCCCAGGTACGCCCCCGCGCCCTCGATGAAGCGGTCCTCTTCGTACGGGTCGTCGCCTTCGGCTTCGTGGCAGAAGGCGTCCAGCGTCCGCCCGAGCGCCTCGGCAGCCTGGACGCCACGCGCATTGGGGTCGAGCGAGCGCCAGGCGCAGAACGTGAGCGCCGCCGCACGCAACGGACCGGCGCGCTCGCTCAGCTCGTCCAGCCAGCCCGGCATGCGCTCACTGTCCCTGCAGCAGCCCCACGACGATCGCGCCGCCGATGAGGACGGCGATGATCAACAGGAACACTCCGGCGCCCTTGCCGCCCTCGGGCGGCCTGTCGTAGGGGCTCGGGGCGTGGGTGGGTACCTCGCTGCCGGGGGACGATGTGGGTGTCGCCACGGAGGCGGGCAGGCTGTCCGCCGGGCCCTCGGTCGGGGTGGTGGTGCTGGGCTTGGTTTGCTTGCCTTTGGCCATGTCTCTTTCCGGATAGCACATCTTCTCGCGGAGGGGCTCGCTTGCCGGCCACTCGTTCGCGTCTGGCCCTTGCGTTCGGTCCCCTCACCGCGATGATGCGGAGATGGCAAGCTCCTCTTCCCTCGCGGACATCTTGGCTGTGCTCGAGCGCGTGCCCTTCCTGGGGGGCCTCAAGCGCGACGCCGGCGCGCTCCGCCGCGTGGTCTATTTGCGTCGCGTGCCGCGCGTGCTGGTGGTGGGTCCACGGGGCGCCGGCAAGACCAGCCTGCTCAACACGCTGCTGGGGCGGCCGGCGCTGCCTCTCGACGCAGCGCTCAGTCATGGCGCTTGGATTGGTGTGGACGCTGCGGGCGCCAAGGTGGACTGGCTGGAGCTCGACCCGCTCGACCCGGGCGCTCCGCGTGCCATGCGTCTGGCTCTCGACGAGCGCGCGGTGGACGTGGTGCTGTTCCTCGCGGATCCGGCCCAGGTGGAGGCGGGGCTGGGCGACGCGCTCGATGGCTTCAAGCGGTCGCTCGCCACCCTCGAGCTGCGCGAGCGGCCCACCATCCTGGCGGCGCTCACCAAGGCGGACCGCGCCGCGAAGCAGGCCGGCGGTTTCGGCGACGCGCAGCGCATCACCATCGATCTCTTGCGCCAGCGCCTCTCGCGCCAGCTCGGTGAAGCTGGCATCCAGCCCGCGGACGTGTTCGCCGTGTCCCGTGAGGCGGCCGCCGAGGACGAACCGCCCTACGGCACGAGGGAGCTGTCCGAGGCCATCGTGTTGGCGATGCCCGACGAGGCCATCATCGAATGCGCGCGCTCGTTCTACCTGGCCCGCGAGGGCCGCGAGCGCGTGGCGCAGCGGGTGGTCCAGGCCAGCGGCACCCTGGCCGTGACCGTGGCCATCACCCCCGTGCCGCTCTCGGACATGGCCATCATCGCGCCGCTGCAGGCCATGATGGTCACCGCGGTGGCGTACATCTCGGGCCGCCCGTGGGACCTCCGCACGGCAGCGGAGTGGGCCACGGGCCTCGGCGTGGTGGGGGGCGCGGGGCTCGGCCTGCGCTGGACCGCCCAGCAGTTGGTGAAGCTGGTTCCGGGCGCCGGCAGCATCGTGTCGGCCACCATCGCGGGCGCCGGCACCACGGCCCTGGGCAAGAGCGCCATGGCCTACTTCCTCGGTGTGCCGGGCAACACACCCGTGCTGCCGGCCGCTTGAAGCGCGCGCTCGGCGGGCGTCAATAGCAGGCGGCCTGGCACCTGCGGTACTGGGCCTGGCAGGCGCTGTGGCAGGCGCGGGTGCGGTCGTCACAGCGCGGGATGCACTCCTCCCAGCTCACTCGGCAAACGGGGTCGCACGCGGTGGTCACGGTCACGGGCGGGGGCGGGCGGTAAGCGGCGCGCACCTCGGGAGAGTCCGGGCGGGGCGGGCCAACGGGGCCCGCGTCGGTTCCGGCCGCGACGGCGCCTTCCAGGAGGGGCTCGGGGGTGGCGCCATCCAGCAGTGCGGTGGCTTCTACGCCCGCGTCGCTGGCTTCGGTCGTTTCTGTCACGGGGGGCAGGGGGCTGCCCGGCAGCGGCGGGGCCACTTCGCCGGCCTCGAGGGCGGCCAGCCGGCTGCGCGCGTGGGCCACGCGGTCGGGCGGCTGGCCCGGCGTGTAATGCTCGAGCCACAGCGCCCAGCACTCACGGCGGGTGTCCACGGTGATCTGCGGATCCACGTCGGCTGCGTAACAACGCTCGTAATACGTGTCACTCTCGTGAATCATCCGCAGGCTGGGCCCGCACGCGAGCGCGAGCCCGAGAGCGCCCACCATGAAGACCCGCGAAACCGAGAAGCAAGAGCGCCGTGCAGCCAAGACCATGAGCGGCGACCCTATCATCGAAGCGCCCAAACGAGAAGGTCGCGCGCCCGTGGCCGCGGTCGGTCGCTTCACCGGGAAGGCCTTCGGGTCCCTGTGGTTGGCCTGGAGCGAAGCCGGACTGGTCGAGGTCTCGTTCGGCCCGTTCGAGTGGCTGGAGACGGTGGGGGTCCCCACGCGCGCGGTGCCCAAGGAGTTCGCGGACGCGTTCAAGGCGTACTTCGCCGGCGAGGACGCCCAGCTGCACGCGCTCCCACGCGACGCACGCGGCACGCCCTTTCAGCATCAGGTCTGGGAGGCGCTCTGCCGCATCCCGCGCGGCGCGGTGCGCAGCTACTCCGGCGTGGCCAGCGACATCGGCAACCCGCGGGCCATGCGCGCCGTGGGGCTGGCCAACGGGCGCAACCCGCTGCCCATCGTGGTGCCGTGCCACCGCGTCATCGCGGCCTCGCATCAGCTGGGCGGCTACACCGGTGGGCTCGACCGCAAGCGCGCGCTCTTGGCGCTCGAGGGCGTGCGCATCGAGGGCGACCTCGTGCGCCCGGGCCAGCTCACGCTGTTCGAGGGCTGACGCTCACACGGCGTTTCGCGCGCGCCACCACTCCTGCAGCTCCGTCACGAGCAGGGGTGCCAGCGCCAGCGCGTCCACCACCACGGGCACGGGGCCACCAAAGCTCCGGGCCAGCGCGAGGCCACCGAGCACTGCCAGGCCTCGCGTGAGGGCCTCGCCGCGTGCCAGCGCCCACTCTTCGAGCGCCAGCGGGCTCTCCCCACAGCGACGGTAGGCCTGCCGCAGCGCAGCCACCCAGGCGCCGCCGAGCGCTCCGTAGGCCAGCGCGAGCGGGACACGCAGGCTCACTTCGCGTGCGAGCGTGCCGAACGCCACGGCGCCCACGAACAGCAGACCCAGCGCTAGCGTGAGCCCGCCCCGGAGGCGCGCGCGCTGATAGCTGCGCACCCGCGGGAGGCTGCGCTTGGCCACCGGCTTCGCGCCGCTCGGCTCGATGGCGTCGATGGCGCGCAGCATCTCCGACGCGCTCGCGAAGCGGGCCTCGGGGTCGCGCATCATGGCGCGCTCCACCAGCGCGCTGACCTTCTCCGGCAGCTCGGGGGCCATCTTGGCGAGCGGGGCGGGCGGACCGCTCAGGACGCTGCGCAGCACGCTGTCCGCGTCGCCGCTGTAGGGCGAGCGCCCCGACAGCATGCGGTAGAGCACTGCTCCGGTGGAGTACACGTCGCCGCGCGCGTCCACGGGGCGCCCAGCGGCCTGCTCGGGAGGCATGTACGCGGGCGTGCCCACCACGGCGCCTGCCTTGGTGATGCCGGCGGCGTCCTCCAGCTTCGCCACCCCGAAGTCCAGCACGCGCACGTGGGGGCTGCCTTCGCTCGGCGAGAGGAAGATGTTGGAAGGCTTGATGTCGCGGTGGATGACGTGCGCGGCGTGGGCCGCCTCGAGCCCACGCAGGACCTGCCGCACGATGTCGAGGGCCAGCGGCACGGGGATAGTCTTGCGGCGGCTCAGGTGCTGCTGCAGGTCCTCACCGGTGAGCCGCTCCGTCACCACGGCCGGGCGACCGTCGGGCGTCTCCACCAGGTCCACCACGCGCAGCACGTGGGGGGCGTCCAGGCGGGCGGTGGCCAGCGCCTCACGCTCGAAGCGGGCCCGCGCGATGGGGTGGCTCGCGTAGCGCTGACGCAGCACCTTCACCACCAGCGGCGTCCGCAAGCGCGTGTGCTCGGCCGCGTAGAGCACCCCCATGCCGCCGCGGGCCAGGATGTCCCCCAGGAGGTAGGTGTCGGACAGCACGAGCCCCTCGAGACCCTCACCCGCAGGGTGCGAGGCCGTCACGCGGGCCGTGGTCGAAGCCGGAGACATGGAGCCACTGTCCAGGACGCCCCGCGGCAGCGCAACAAAGCGACATGCCGTGCCCCCCAGGAGGAAGAGCTGCGGTGCGGTCGTGCGAGCGTGCTGCTATGCACGCGTAACCATGAGCGAACACTACTACTGCGCCCACGACCTCGCTCGCTTCGGCGAACTGGGTGAGAACGTCCCGGACCTCACCCGCAAGTTCTTCGACTGGTACGGCGCGGTCTTCGCAGACGGCGCGCTCTCGGCGCGCGAGAAGGCCGTCATCGCGCTGGCCGTCGCCCACGCGCTGCAGTGCCCCTACTGCATCGACGCCTACACCACGGGCGCCATGGAGAAGGGCGCCGACCTCGACCAGCTCACCGAGGCCGTGCACGTGGCCGCCGCCATCCGCGGGGGCGCCTCGCTGGTGCACGGCGTCCAGATGCGCAACATCGCCACCAAGATCGGGATGTGAGCGTGAGCGCGAGTGCACCGGCTCGACGCTTGCCCGTGGCGCCCTCGCCAGCCCGCACCGCGCTGCCCTCGGCGCGCGAGCAGCTGGCCGCCATCGGCCGCGCGGCGCCTGCGGCAGACTTCGAGGCGGCCCTGCGCAGTAGCGGGCTGTCGCCGCTGCGCCCGCTCGCGCTCGAGGTGCTGCAGGTGAACGTGGGCAAGCTCTGCAACCAGACGTGCCGGCACTGTCACGTGGACGCCGGGCCCGACCGGACGGAAGAGATGATGGACGAGGCCACGGCGCGTGCGTGTGTCGACGCGCTGCTCCGCACCCAGGCGAAGACGCTCGACATCACGGGCGGCGCACCCGAGCTCAACCCGCACTTCCGGATGCTGGTGGTGGAGGCCCGCAAGCTCGGCTGCCACGTCATCGACCGCTGCAACCTCACCATCCTCGAGAGCGGCTCGCAGTGCGGCCTGGCCGAGTTCCTGGCCGAGCAGCAGGTGGAGGTGGTGTGCAGCCTGCCTCACTACCGCCGTCTGAACACGGACCGGCAGCGCGGGGATGGCGTCTACGAGAAGAGCATCCGCGCGCTCACGCGGCTCAACGCTCTCGGCTACGGCGTGCCGGGCTCGGGGCTCGAGCTCACGCTGGTGACCAACCCGGTGGGCGCGTTCCTGCCACCGGCGCAGCCCTCCCTCGAGGCCGAGTGGAGGCGCGAGCTGCTGCGCGAGCACGGCATTCAGTTCAACCGTCTCTTCACCATCACCAACATGCCCATCGCGCGGTATCTCGAGTGGCTCGAGACCAGCGGCAACCTCGAGGCGTACCTGGGGCGCGTGGTGGCGGCCTACAACCCTGCCGCCGCAGCTGGCGTCATGTGCCGGACCATGGTCTCGGTGGGCTGGGATGGGCGCCTCTACGACTGCGACTTCAACCAGATGCTGGAGCTGGGCTGTGAGGGGGAGGGCTTGGGGCACGTCTCCCAGCTGGGCCGGGAGGCTGCGCTCGCGCGCACCATCGTCACCGATCGCCACTGCTTCGGCTGCACGGCGGGGCAGGGTAGCAGCTGCGGCGGCGCCACGGTGACGGCGAACGGTTGACCGGCTCTCTGGACGTGGCCATCCTCCGCGTCATGTCTGCGTCGAAGATCCGTGTGTTGGTGGCAAAGCCCGGGCTCGATGGGCATGACCGCGGGGCCAAGGTGGTGGCCCGCGCGCTGCGCGATGCGGGCTTCGAGGTCATCTACACCGGGCTGCACCAGACCCCGGACATGATCGCGGCGGCTGCAGTGCAGGAGGACGTGGACTGCGTGGGCCTCTCGGTCATGAGTGGGGCGCACAACACGCTGTTTCCGGCGGTGATCGACGCGCTGCGGGCGCGCGACGGCCACGACATCCTGGTGTTCGGCGGCGGCATCATCCCCGAAGACGACATCGCGCGCCTCAAGGAGCGTGGCGTGTCGGCGGTGTTCACGCCGGGGGCGCCGCTCTCGGACATCGTGGACTGGCTGCACGCCAACGTGGAGCCCCGCAGCCTGTGAGCCCAGGGGCTCGCGTGGGACGCTCGAGCCGTGCGTGGCGGACGCTGTCCGCGCTGGCCGTCGTGACCGCGCTGGGCGGTGTCCTCCTGCCGGGCTGCGCCACCCCGCGAACTGCGGGCAGCGCGTCTGCCACCCCTGCCACACCGCGCACACG is a window encoding:
- a CDS encoding serine/threonine protein kinase, with the protein product MLKPERKSSISVRLRRAPTQYKPVSRIAVGGMAEVWRGTATFEGGDEYPVAIKRVLPHITDPLFRAMFKDEARLGMTLRHPNIVPVYDARDIGGTYLMIMELVDGDSLKGLLDRAFEAARPMPESTALYIAQQLAAGIAYAHTAVDANGKPMNIIHRDVSPHNLLLGKNGVVKLTDFGLADAADNSALGEGMIGGKFGYLAPEIVRQEPHGQPVDVFALGVILWEMLAGRRLFHGRDDAETVRKVAACEVPPLPAVNPRVSGAVDELVRHTLQSQPVNRIPSAADFSDEALGLLARIDSEVGPKDVQLLMGLHSAMKARKVEARSAASLQEEMDVAQMLSGELDAFAAAQQGKTVELGAQPLDPNAFGIASLFGGGNVGPFTPKR
- a CDS encoding DUF697 domain-containing protein, which produces MASSSSLADILAVLERVPFLGGLKRDAGALRRVVYLRRVPRVLVVGPRGAGKTSLLNTLLGRPALPLDAALSHGAWIGVDAAGAKVDWLELDPLDPGAPRAMRLALDERAVDVVLFLADPAQVEAGLGDALDGFKRSLATLELRERPTILAALTKADRAAKQAGGFGDAQRITIDLLRQRLSRQLGEAGIQPADVFAVSREAAAEDEPPYGTRELSEAIVLAMPDEAIIECARSFYLAREGRERVAQRVVQASGTLAVTVAITPVPLSDMAIIAPLQAMMVTAVAYISGRPWDLRTAAEWATGLGVVGGAGLGLRWTAQQLVKLVPGAGSIVSATIAGAGTTALGKSAMAYFLGVPGNTPVLPAA
- a CDS encoding methylated-DNA--[protein]-cysteine S-methyltransferase, which encodes MSGDPIIEAPKREGRAPVAAVGRFTGKAFGSLWLAWSEAGLVEVSFGPFEWLETVGVPTRAVPKEFADAFKAYFAGEDAQLHALPRDARGTPFQHQVWEALCRIPRGAVRSYSGVASDIGNPRAMRAVGLANGRNPLPIVVPCHRVIAASHQLGGYTGGLDRKRALLALEGVRIEGDLVRPGQLTLFEG
- a CDS encoding serine/threonine protein kinase, yielding MSPASTTARVTASHPAGEGLEGLVLSDTYLLGDILARGGMGVLYAAEHTRLRTPLVVKVLRQRYASHPIARARFEREALATARLDAPHVLRVVDLVETPDGRPAVVTERLTGEDLQQHLSRRKTIPVPLALDIVRQVLRGLEAAHAAHVIHRDIKPSNIFLSPSEGSPHVRVLDFGVAKLEDAAGITKAGAVVGTPAYMPPEQAAGRPVDARGDVYSTGAVLYRMLSGRSPYSGDADSVLRSVLSGPPAPLAKMAPELPEKVSALVERAMMRDPEARFASASEMLRAIDAIEPSGAKPVAKRSLPRVRSYQRARLRGGLTLALGLLFVGAVAFGTLAREVSLRVPLALAYGALGGAWVAALRQAYRRCGESPLALEEWALARGEALTRGLAVLGGLALARSFGGPVPVVVDALALAPLLVTELQEWWRARNAV
- a CDS encoding carboxymuconolactone decarboxylase family protein: MSEHYYCAHDLARFGELGENVPDLTRKFFDWYGAVFADGALSAREKAVIALAVAHALQCPYCIDAYTTGAMEKGADLDQLTEAVHVAAAIRGGASLVHGVQMRNIATKIGM
- the arsS gene encoding arsenosugar biosynthesis radical SAM protein ArsS (Some members of this family are selenoproteins.) translates to MSASAPARRLPVAPSPARTALPSAREQLAAIGRAAPAADFEAALRSSGLSPLRPLALEVLQVNVGKLCNQTCRHCHVDAGPDRTEEMMDEATARACVDALLRTQAKTLDITGGAPELNPHFRMLVVEARKLGCHVIDRCNLTILESGSQCGLAEFLAEQQVEVVCSLPHYRRLNTDRQRGDGVYEKSIRALTRLNALGYGVPGSGLELTLVTNPVGAFLPPAQPSLEAEWRRELLREHGIQFNRLFTITNMPIARYLEWLETSGNLEAYLGRVVAAYNPAAAAGVMCRTMVSVGWDGRLYDCDFNQMLELGCEGEGLGHVSQLGREAALARTIVTDRHCFGCTAGQGSSCGGATVTANG
- a CDS encoding cobalamin B12-binding domain-containing protein; this encodes MSASKIRVLVAKPGLDGHDRGAKVVARALRDAGFEVIYTGLHQTPDMIAAAAVQEDVDCVGLSVMSGAHNTLFPAVIDALRARDGHDILVFGGGIIPEDDIARLKERGVSAVFTPGAPLSDIVDWLHANVEPRSL